From Nerophis ophidion isolate RoL-2023_Sa linkage group LG15, RoL_Noph_v1.0, whole genome shotgun sequence, one genomic window encodes:
- the LOC133569911 gene encoding centriole and centriolar satellite protein OFD1-like has protein sequence MTSLSSDSDNFNKWKARKLVKKQEEFNDLWQNDILDFNDELDASRTRLQALQEKLDSVNQENITLLSQQKGFEAKIALQEQKNNLLDNEICDLKTVQLELETRIADLKELQENLERKLVLQVEQEKENIKSSEDKVRIRLRDKERALQAKEEAQRHNVENLEKRILDLKDGNRMLKQELNKVEQQYEKDREVHMKTTAKIQFDYQVDMRTAKMKNKVLTDRVEALSTTTDDKIKENENLREKIKTKNQELEKQKVEIADLMIQIEALVEKMEREENRTSSLTEKIMQLEKELESTWNKFEIEHKAHKFTKKHSGLILRKHSDLVERIKFLDHRIRSHQASILKLETQLLGKATFIKNVSLDIENAMSLVNYPKKFIKEVTRIKAKHFDDDKDAGFIDTPEAVFQAVGTQKSRFDRYETTIRNLRKQLKQKELDTMRQIEKLEKPRSDLIRIVNDQRREMAKGKNELNEIIHLLKTVTNYLPQKIQLWVKDRLGGATVPADPELL, from the coding sequence atgaCAAGTTTAAGTTCAGATTCTGATAATTTTAATAAGTGGAAGGCAAGGAAGCTGGTGAAGAAACAAGAGGAATTCAATGACCTCTGGCAAAATGACATTCTTGATTTTAATGATGAACTGGATGCGTCGCGAACCAGACTCCAGGCTCTCCAGGAGAAACTGGACTCTGTCAACCAAGAGAACATTACCTTATTGTCCCAACAGAAAGGGTTTGAGGCCAAAATCGCCTTGCAGGAACAGAAGAACAATCTGTTAGACAATGAAATCTGTGACCTGAAAACAGTTCAGTTAGAGCTGGAAACGAGGATTGCAGATCTGAAGGAGCTTCAGGAAAACTTGGAGAGAAAACTGGTCTTGCAGGTGGAGCAGGAGAAAGAAAATATCAAGAGTTCCGAAGACAAAGTCCGCATCAGGTTACGCGATAAAGAAAGGGCACTGCAGGCAAAGGAGGAAGCGCAGCGTCATAATGTGGAAAACTTGGAAAAACGGATCCTTGATCTAAAAGATGGAAACCGCATGTTAAAGCAAGAGCTCAACAAGGTGGAGCAACAGTACGAAAAGGATCGTGAAGTGCACATGAAAACTACAGCAAAGATCCAGTTCGACTATCAGGTGGACATGAGGACGGCCAAAATGAAGAACAAGGTATTGACTGATCGAGTGGAAGCGTTATCGACAACCACAGATGACAAGATAAAAGAAAATGAAAACTTGAGGGAAAaaattaaaaccaaaaatcaaGAACTGGAGAAGCAGAAGGTGGAAATCGCCGATTTGATGATCCAGATTGAGGCGTTGGTGGAAAAGATGGAGCGAGAAGAGAATCGTACGTCCTCGTTGACGGAGAAAATCATGCAGTTGGAGAAGGAGTTGGAGTCCACATGGAACAAGTTCGAGATTGAGCATAAGGCTCACAAGTTCACCAAAAAACATTCCGGGTTGATCCTCAGAAAACACAGCGATCTGGTAGAACGCATCAAATTCCTAGACCACAGAATCAGGAGCCATCAGGCCTCCATTCTGAAGCTGGAAACGCAGTTGTTGGGCAAGGCTACCTTTATCAAGAACGTCAGTCTGGACATAGAAAACGCCATGTCTCTGGTGAACTACCCCAAGAAATTCATCAAGGAAGTCACCCGAATAAAAGCGAAACACTTTGACGACGACAAGGACGCAGGTTTCATAGACACTCCGGAGGCAGTCTTTCAAGCTGTCGGGACTCAGAAGTCGAGGTTCGACCGCTACGAGACCACCATAAGAAACCTTCGGAAACAGCTGAAGCAGAAGGAACTGGACACAATGAGACAGATCGAAAAACTTGAGAAGCCTCGCAGTGACTTGATCAGAATAGTTAATGATCAAAGGCGGGAAATGGCCAAAGGTAAAAATGAACTGAATGAAATAATTCACTTGCTTAAAACCGTGACCAATTATCTACCACAGAAGATTCAGTTGTGGGTAAAGGACAGACTCGGAGGGGCGACAGTGCCTGCTGATCCAGAACTGCTGTAA